One genomic window of Cellulophaga sp. Hel_I_12 includes the following:
- a CDS encoding RteC domain-containing protein: protein MHKLIHIILDNYKEEIKVVEESNLGDFNNVEQGISISRQYLQKLRICVRENEFVDKQNEIIFFKKHKPYIYSRLKFYAKLYNFLINRPAGTIKSQQEFIDSEINRLQESNRRNIDFIKYYREDSELLDEFYFLRGNDKISLVSNTSHFYTDAEFSTSHDNAIAKIMAYDLLISHYVEELSNLRDLSYGIPNKLNTLSNGERLGWTASKTDLIELIYALQASGAIKSGTAGIKEMASACEDIFELNLGNVYRTFLEIRERKIDQTKFIDRLKATLLRRMEETDG from the coding sequence TTGCATAAGTTAATTCATATAATACTAGACAATTACAAAGAGGAAATAAAAGTAGTTGAGGAATCTAATCTTGGCGATTTCAATAATGTTGAACAAGGTATTTCTATTTCAAGACAATACTTGCAGAAATTACGCATCTGTGTAAGGGAAAATGAATTCGTAGATAAACAGAATGAAATAATATTCTTTAAAAAGCATAAACCCTACATCTATAGCAGACTGAAATTTTATGCCAAACTCTACAATTTCTTGATAAATAGACCTGCGGGAACAATAAAATCTCAACAGGAATTTATTGATTCAGAAATAAATAGGCTACAAGAAAGTAATCGACGAAATATAGATTTCATTAAATATTATAGAGAGGATTCTGAACTTCTGGATGAATTCTATTTTCTGCGAGGAAATGATAAAATTAGCTTGGTATCAAACACTTCTCATTTTTATACAGATGCTGAATTTTCCACAAGCCACGATAATGCAATTGCCAAAATTATGGCCTATGACCTATTAATAAGCCATTACGTTGAAGAGTTAAGTAATTTAAGGGATTTGTCATACGGCATACCGAATAAGCTGAATACTCTATCAAACGGTGAGCGACTTGGTTGGACTGCTTCAAAAACAGACCTGATTGAGTTAATTTATGCATTACAGGCATCTGGCGCAATAAAAAGTGGTACAGCTGGTATTAAAGAAATGGCATCAGCTTGTGAAGATATTTTTGAACTTAATCTTGGTAACGTTTATAGAACTTTTCTCGAAATAAGAGAACGGAAAATCGACCAAACCAAGTTTATTGATAGACTAAAAGCAACACTTTTAAGGCGAATGGAAGAAACGGACGGTTGA
- a CDS encoding MFS transporter — MDRKEKLNRIFLILLSLFVVMLGYGILLPTLPYYTERLALKDNLDTDLINFHIGLLTSIYPFFQLLFVVVWGKLSDRYGRKPIIICGLIGFVIMQLLTGLATSLTMLYIARIFGGIFTSSVIPVSNAYLSDITSEERRTKIMAWSGVAISSGVIFGPVIGGFLSQTDIHIKYTIGLLHLDRFSVPYLFAALLGLIVLLVVMKWLKNTARVHKFTTRKVSLRFTFTKYFIVLLVLSFVIQFVVTLFETVFSIYGKDELGFNSNQVGIGFMLCGSIMAVLQPVFATYGEKFLSTKKQIALGLLISGLPLIAFPFFNNEFLVYGLIVVFAAGGAMVTPNLLSAVSLISKKNTGRNISIQSSTNSIGQILGPVLGTWLIAGGFYYPFIIAGSIVLLAIGCLFFFKNPP, encoded by the coding sequence ATGGATAGAAAAGAAAAACTCAACAGGATATTTTTAATTCTATTGAGTTTGTTTGTAGTGATGTTGGGCTATGGTATATTATTGCCAACCCTTCCTTACTATACCGAAAGATTAGCTTTAAAAGACAATCTTGACACCGACCTTATTAATTTCCATATTGGATTGCTCACAAGCATTTATCCATTTTTTCAGTTACTATTCGTAGTGGTTTGGGGAAAACTATCGGACAGATACGGCAGGAAACCTATTATCATTTGTGGACTAATCGGTTTTGTAATTATGCAATTACTTACTGGCCTAGCCACATCCTTGACAATGCTATATATTGCTCGAATTTTTGGTGGAATTTTTACGTCATCAGTTATTCCAGTTAGCAATGCATATTTAAGTGATATTACATCTGAAGAACGTAGAACGAAAATAATGGCCTGGTCTGGTGTTGCCATTAGCTCTGGTGTTATTTTCGGCCCTGTCATTGGCGGCTTTCTGTCCCAAACTGATATTCATATAAAATATACAATAGGCCTGCTACATTTAGACCGATTTTCAGTGCCCTATTTATTCGCTGCACTACTAGGATTGATTGTCCTTTTGGTTGTGATGAAATGGTTAAAAAACACCGCTCGCGTACATAAGTTCACAACACGAAAAGTGAGTTTGCGGTTCACATTTACTAAATATTTTATCGTATTACTAGTGCTATCGTTTGTTATCCAATTTGTGGTGACGCTATTTGAAACTGTCTTTTCAATCTACGGAAAAGATGAATTAGGATTTAATAGTAATCAAGTTGGTATTGGTTTTATGCTATGTGGTTCAATAATGGCTGTTTTACAACCTGTGTTCGCTACTTATGGAGAGAAGTTTTTATCAACAAAGAAACAAATTGCTTTAGGGTTATTAATATCTGGTTTACCCTTGATTGCCTTTCCTTTTTTTAACAATGAATTTTTAGTCTATGGATTAATCGTTGTTTTTGCTGCTGGAGGCGCTATGGTAACACCAAATTTGCTCTCTGCGGTTTCATTAATATCAAAGAAAAATACTGGCAGGAATATTTCTATTCAGAGTTCGACCAATAGTATTGGTCAAATTCTAGGCCCCGTTTTAGGAACGTGGCTGATTGCAGGCGGTTTTTACTATCCTTTCATAATTGCTGGTAGCATTGTTTTGCTCGCTATTGGTTGTCTGTTCTTTTTTAAAAATCCCCCGTAA
- a CDS encoding ATPase, whose product MDNPSKINEGGVEYSLGKFDGQSVLYDFDQILIYLNAKGKLLFGKNFRIYDEDTDIIRKLCHYFIKDKENCEKEGIDPEKGILLSGPVGCGKTTLMRLLRHVVPLQRPYEMIPCRNVAFSFNHLGFKTIEDYGNTRFYCFDDLGIEPAGRFYGKDLNVMGEVLLSRYELYLNTKHKVKTHATTNLNAEELEERYGNRVRSRMRELFNLIAFNKTAGDKRK is encoded by the coding sequence ATGGACAACCCCTCTAAAATTAACGAAGGTGGCGTGGAATATTCGCTCGGAAAGTTTGATGGTCAAAGCGTTCTTTACGATTTTGACCAAATCTTGATTTATCTAAATGCCAAAGGAAAATTACTCTTTGGCAAGAACTTTAGAATCTATGATGAGGATACGGATATCATCCGCAAACTATGCCACTATTTTATCAAAGACAAAGAGAATTGTGAAAAGGAAGGCATAGACCCTGAAAAAGGGATTTTGCTTTCCGGACCCGTAGGGTGTGGAAAAACCACATTGATGCGATTACTGCGCCACGTTGTTCCTTTACAGCGACCGTACGAAATGATTCCGTGCAGGAATGTGGCTTTTAGTTTTAATCATCTTGGTTTTAAAACGATTGAAGACTATGGAAATACTCGATTTTATTGCTTTGATGATTTGGGTATTGAACCTGCTGGAAGGTTTTATGGCAAGGATCTCAACGTTATGGGCGAAGTGCTTTTATCTCGGTATGAGCTTTATCTGAATACTAAGCATAAAGTAAAAACTCACGCTACTACAAACCTCAATGCCGAGGAACTGGAAGAACGCTACGGAAATCGTGTTCGAAGCAGAATGCGTGAGCTGTTTAATTTGATTGCTTTTAATAAGACAGCTGGGGATAAACGGAAGTAA
- a CDS encoding helix-turn-helix domain-containing protein has product MPANIITTDDLREFKMELLDDIKNLLSKQATGKLKKYLKSSEVMDLLQVSPGTLQNLRINGTLPYTKVGGIIYYDAEEIQGVMTSNRVQHGLNS; this is encoded by the coding sequence ATGCCAGCAAATATTATTACCACCGACGACCTTCGAGAATTCAAAATGGAATTGCTCGATGACATTAAGAATCTTCTATCTAAACAAGCAACTGGAAAACTTAAGAAATATCTAAAATCTTCCGAAGTAATGGATTTGCTTCAAGTCAGTCCAGGGACATTACAGAATCTTCGCATAAACGGAACATTGCCATACACAAAAGTTGGGGGCATTATCTACTACGATGCCGAGGAAATTCAAGGCGTGATGACATCAAATCGTGTACAGCACGGTCTAAACTCTTAA
- a CDS encoding copper-translocating P-type ATPase: MENHEQHKNNEMDHSKMDHSKMNHEKEDHSKMDHSKMKNGGGDHSGHNPGHGQMGHDHHKMMIADFRKRFWVTLVLTIPILFFSPMIQDFFGYEFLLPGNSYILFALSTIVYFYGGWPFLKGFVSEIKNGAPGMMTLISMAISVAYFYSSATVFGLRGVDFFWELSTLIAIMLVGHWIEMKSVLGASKALQLLVSMMPAEAHRVKGDTIEDIPLEDLLKNDVILVKPGEKVPADGIIVEGSSYLNESMLTGESKPVKKEEKDKVIGGSVNGNSTLKVKVEHTGKDSYLNKVITMVEEAQKTKSKMQNLSDRAAKWLTYIALAIGFGTLAVWLILGFPFVYALERMVTVMVIACPHALGLAIPLVVAISTAVSAQNGLLIRNRTAFEESRKISALLFDKTGTLTKGDFGVTRIKSVNVSYSNDEILRLSSALEQSSEHPIAVGIIKKVKEDNITIPKPENFNAITGKGVEANVEGKQVKVVSPGYLRDEKITIPEDAYSDAAETVVFVLIEGQLAGYIALADEIRPESAEAIKIFKKNNIKVLMATGDNEKTAKAVSEKLGLDGYYAEVLPHQKVEIVEELQNKGEFVAMTGDGVNDAPALAKADVGIAVGSGTDVAAETADIILVNSNPQDIANLILFGKATYNKMIQNLIWATGYNVVAIPLAAGVLYSSGFVLGPAVGAVFMSLSTIIVAINAQLLKRKIGKK, from the coding sequence ATGGAAAATCACGAGCAGCACAAAAACAACGAAATGGACCATTCGAAAATGGATCATTCTAAAATGAACCACGAAAAAGAAGATCATTCCAAAATGGATCATTCCAAAATGAAAAATGGAGGTGGAGACCATTCGGGTCATAATCCGGGTCACGGACAAATGGGTCACGACCATCATAAAATGATGATTGCAGACTTTAGAAAACGATTTTGGGTAACGCTAGTACTTACTATTCCAATATTGTTCTTCTCGCCAATGATTCAAGATTTTTTTGGGTATGAATTTTTACTTCCCGGAAATTCTTATATTCTTTTTGCGCTTTCTACCATTGTATATTTCTATGGCGGATGGCCTTTTCTTAAAGGATTTGTTTCCGAAATAAAGAATGGTGCACCTGGGATGATGACACTTATATCTATGGCAATAAGTGTCGCCTATTTCTACAGTTCTGCAACTGTCTTTGGTTTACGAGGAGTTGACTTTTTCTGGGAGCTGTCAACACTAATTGCTATTATGCTTGTTGGTCATTGGATAGAAATGAAAAGTGTATTAGGCGCTTCAAAAGCATTACAACTTTTAGTTAGTATGATGCCTGCCGAAGCTCACAGGGTAAAAGGCGACACTATTGAAGATATACCACTTGAAGATTTGTTAAAAAATGACGTGATTTTGGTAAAGCCTGGAGAGAAAGTTCCAGCTGATGGTATCATAGTAGAAGGTTCAAGTTATTTAAACGAATCAATGCTTACAGGGGAGTCCAAGCCTGTGAAAAAAGAAGAAAAGGATAAGGTAATAGGTGGTTCAGTAAATGGCAATAGCACTTTGAAGGTAAAGGTGGAACATACAGGAAAAGACAGCTATCTCAATAAGGTTATTACGATGGTTGAGGAAGCACAAAAGACCAAATCTAAAATGCAAAACCTTTCCGATAGGGCAGCAAAATGGTTGACTTATATAGCTTTGGCTATTGGTTTTGGTACGTTGGCAGTTTGGCTGATTTTAGGCTTTCCGTTTGTGTATGCATTAGAAAGAATGGTTACCGTTATGGTCATCGCTTGTCCACACGCATTGGGTCTTGCAATTCCTCTTGTAGTTGCCATTTCTACTGCTGTATCTGCACAAAATGGATTATTAATCCGTAATAGAACTGCCTTTGAAGAATCACGAAAGATATCCGCCTTACTATTTGACAAAACAGGGACTTTGACCAAAGGGGACTTTGGCGTTACTCGAATCAAATCTGTAAATGTGTCCTATTCAAACGATGAAATCTTAAGACTGTCAAGTGCATTGGAACAAAGTTCAGAACATCCAATTGCTGTTGGGATTATTAAAAAAGTTAAAGAAGACAATATTACAATCCCAAAGCCTGAAAACTTTAATGCGATCACTGGTAAAGGTGTAGAGGCAAATGTAGAAGGAAAGCAAGTAAAAGTGGTTAGTCCTGGTTATTTAAGGGATGAAAAAATAACTATTCCTGAAGATGCTTATAGTGACGCTGCTGAAACTGTTGTATTTGTATTAATTGAAGGACAACTAGCAGGATACATTGCACTTGCTGACGAAATAAGACCTGAATCTGCGGAAGCTATAAAAATATTTAAAAAGAACAATATCAAAGTTTTGATGGCAACTGGGGATAATGAAAAAACAGCCAAAGCTGTGAGTGAAAAATTAGGATTGGATGGCTACTATGCCGAAGTGCTACCACACCAAAAAGTAGAAATTGTAGAAGAATTACAAAACAAAGGAGAGTTTGTGGCTATGACTGGAGACGGCGTAAACGATGCGCCCGCACTTGCCAAAGCTGATGTAGGAATCGCTGTTGGTTCTGGTACTGATGTAGCCGCCGAAACAGCCGATATTATATTGGTAAATAGCAATCCACAAGATATTGCAAACCTAATTTTGTTCGGAAAGGCTACGTACAATAAAATGATTCAGAACCTAATATGGGCAACTGGGTATAATGTGGTGGCCATTCCATTAGCTGCAGGTGTTCTATACTCTTCTGGCTTTGTTTTAGGACCAGCTGTAGGAGCGGTATTTATGAGTTTGAGTACAATTATAGTGGCTATTAATGCGCAATTATTGAAGCGAAAAATCGGTAAAAAATAA